The genomic interval taattttatgaaTCAAGTAAATATGTCTCACGAATATAGATCCATGAGACTGTTTCAGAGAAGAGTTACTATAAAAATGAAGGCCAAAAATTATTTAACAAGATAATGTTTTTCATCCAACTTTCTAAATATATACGTGAGATATGTCGATCAAATCTAtatttatcataaaaaataatattatttcatgaatgatattttgaaatctaaaaaaataataatgaaataaaaattttaaagggGACCAAATTACGTGATGTATGAACACCAATTCCAATTGTAAAAGAACTCCACCAGCTGAAAATGGAAAATCCTATAAATACCACCACCTTCACACCATGGCTACTCCCCCACTCCAACAATTCTTCAAGACCCAATCTTTCTCCCCGAATCCTCCAAAATTTATTCAGAAAACCATTGCAAGCAATTGTCCATGGATTCCAAGGTATCCCAATTCGTTACAGATGCTTCTGAAGCAGAATCCATGGCCAAATCCTTGAGCCTTCCATCTGTGCAGCACCTTCTTCCCCACCTCGTCGACTCTGCCCAGTCATTAGCTCGCCCACCCATCTCCAACTTCCATGTCGGCGCCGTCGGACTCGGTTCCGACGGCCGTGTGTTCTTCGGCGTCAATCTTGAATTTCCTGGGGTGCCGTTGCATCACTCCGTGCACGCGGAGCAGTTTCTTATCACCAATCTTGCGGTCCACCGCTGCCCTCGTCTCCTCTCGCTTGCCGTCTCTGCGGCACCCTGTGGCCACTGCCGGCAATTCTTGCAGGAGCTCCGCCTCTCCTCCTCCTTGAAAATCCACATCACCGCCGATCCGGAAGATTGTACAGAAAATCTTGAATTGAACGGTGGGCTTAAAGATCTCACCTTCAAGCCCTTGCCAGAAATTCTACCGAATCCGTTCGGCCCGCATGATTTGCTGGATCAAGAAACTCCTCTTCTCCTTGAATCCCATCACAATCGGTTGGATCTGTCAACAATAAATGATGCGTCAAACCCGAGAAATCGTTGCGATGGGAATTCGAATGTGGGAAAATTGAGTAATGACAATGGTGAAAAACACGATCTTAACGAAGCCCGGTTGAGAAAATCGGCGTTGGAAGCTGCTAACAGTGCATATGCTCCCTACAGCGGTTGCCCGTCTGGGGTGGCGCTGATGGATTGTGAAGGGAAAGTGTACAGGGGTTCTTACATCGAGTCTGCAGCGTATAATCCGAGTCTAGGTCCGGTGCAGGCGGCATTGGTGGCATATGTGGCGGGAGGTGTCGGTGGCTATGAGAGGATTGTGGCGGCGGTATTAGTGGAGAAGGAGGTGGCTAAAGTGAGGCAGGAGGATACCGCGAGAATGATCTTGAAGGCGATTTCGCCCAAGTGTGAGCTCAAGGTATTCTATTGCCACTCGGCCAAGAATTGATGTAAAAAGATTCCTTGCTATCCAACAAATTCATCTTTAGTGACTCGAGGTTATGATTTTGCTACTGTAGATTTCAACCTGCAAAATGATTGATCTCAACGCTAAGTTAACGAATGAAGTGAAATTTGTGAACGAATATGTACAAATACTTCTCTATGATGAGTTCATGAATGAATAATTACACTTCTCCTATTTGAATCCATGTTTTCTTTACTTTTCTTTTGCAACTTGTATCTATCTGTGTAccagttttttttttctacaaTTGTGCATTTATTCTACTGTTCTTATCAACCAAGAGTTCTGGTGAAACTTTTCTAGCCATGCTGAAAATGATTGTTTGTTCTGGGGATGAAGGGCTATCTCGAGAAGTTGTTGAGGCCGATGGTTTGCAGTGTGAATTTGTGGTGGAGCAGCCGCAGAGGGGATCGGAGGGGGCGGCTCAATACATCTGAGGAAACAAAACTAgtagttttgaaaagaaaatattctaagtttcaaaattttttcGCTTGAGTGTAGCCGATTGCCCCCATGTATCCCCGTTGGATCAGGTTCCCTGTAAGCCGTGAAGATATCAACATAGCTAGAAATATGGGGGTTAGACCTCGAATAAAGGGATGTATGTGGTGCCGGGA from Primulina eburnea isolate SZY01 chromosome 17, ASM2296580v1, whole genome shotgun sequence carries:
- the LOC140818590 gene encoding cytidine deaminase 1-like encodes the protein MDSKVSQFVTDASEAESMAKSLSLPSVQHLLPHLVDSAQSLARPPISNFHVGAVGLGSDGRVFFGVNLEFPGVPLHHSVHAEQFLITNLAVHRCPRLLSLAVSAAPCGHCRQFLQELRLSSSLKIHITADPEDCTENLELNGGLKDLTFKPLPEILPNPFGPHDLLDQETPLLLESHHNRLDLSTINDASNPRNRCDGNSNVGKLSNDNGEKHDLNEARLRKSALEAANSAYAPYSGCPSGVALMDCEGKVYRGSYIESAAYNPSLGPVQAALVAYVAGGVGGYERIVAAVLVEKEVAKVRQEDTARMILKAISPKCELKVFYCHSAKN